In Exiguobacterium sibiricum 7-3, a genomic segment contains:
- a CDS encoding thioredoxin family protein, producing the protein MKKLESKEQFEQAKQEKSIFLFSADWCPDCRFLDPFMPEMEQTFSEFNFYYVDRDQHIEIAQEMDIFGIPSFVAYRENEETGRYVGKERKTPEQVTAFLETV; encoded by the coding sequence ATGAAAAAATTAGAATCGAAAGAACAATTTGAACAAGCGAAACAAGAAAAATCGATTTTCCTCTTCTCGGCGGATTGGTGTCCGGATTGCCGGTTTTTAGATCCATTCATGCCGGAGATGGAACAGACGTTTAGTGAATTCAATTTTTATTACGTCGATCGTGATCAGCACATTGAAATTGCCCAGGAAATGGACATCTTCGGAATCCCGAGTTTCGTTGCGTATCGTGAAAATGAAGAGACGGGTCGTTATGTCGGAAAAGAACGAAAAACACCTGAACAGGTTACAGCATTTTTAGAAACAGTCTGA
- a CDS encoding DUF1444 domain-containing protein, whose product MELQQIRRLVTEAFDTTQYTTYFDREKSVLRIERKQDRTGVDLGLNPLVAKAKRRGVIAVEETIEYIKAVLEQTGPVSLIGHEQQVFPVIRAKSFADETKDGKKIISTPHTGETKIMYALDLGATYRLIDEELLQQAGWTTEHLSEAARFNLKTLDAPFKMDEVAGNIFYFLSTGDGYEASRVLNKQLLSDYAEKMTGEFAVGIPHQDVLIFADIRNDAGYDVLQQLMFDFFTNGRVPVTALPFMYEEGKLEPVFVLAKNKHPKS is encoded by the coding sequence ATGGAACTACAACAAATTCGTCGCCTTGTCACTGAGGCATTTGATACAACACAATATACAACTTATTTTGATCGAGAAAAATCGGTTCTTCGTATCGAACGGAAACAAGATCGGACAGGAGTCGATCTAGGATTGAATCCACTTGTGGCCAAAGCGAAACGTCGCGGGGTGATAGCGGTCGAAGAGACGATCGAATACATCAAAGCTGTTTTGGAACAGACGGGACCGGTTTCGCTGATTGGTCATGAACAACAGGTCTTTCCTGTCATTCGGGCTAAATCTTTTGCAGATGAGACGAAAGACGGCAAGAAAATCATCAGTACCCCCCATACCGGTGAAACGAAAATCATGTACGCCCTTGATTTAGGTGCCACGTACCGGTTGATTGATGAAGAGTTGTTACAACAAGCAGGATGGACGACCGAACATTTGTCAGAGGCAGCTCGTTTTAATTTAAAAACACTGGATGCGCCTTTTAAGATGGACGAAGTAGCCGGGAACATCTTTTATTTCCTGAGTACGGGTGACGGATATGAAGCGAGTCGTGTCTTAAATAAACAATTATTGAGCGATTATGCCGAAAAAATGACAGGAGAGTTTGCAGTCGGGATTCCGCATCAGGATGTACTGATTTTTGCCGATATTCGAAACGACGCAGGATACGATGTTTTACAACAATTAATGTTTGACTTCTTCACGAATGGACGGGTTCCGGTAACGGCACTTCCATTCATGTACGAAGAAGGTAAACTGGAACCGGTCTTCGTCCTTGCAAAAAACAAGCATCCGAAAAGTTGA
- the ytpR gene encoding YtpR family tRNA-binding protein → MNVFYNKEGVGDVLMVILADAPRAEITAERKGDVATIFHGEDVIGYNIFEASKQFELNAVGPVELTPKLVETVQRVLGENGIDFEAREIDYSPKFVVGFVASAEKHPDADKLSVCQVEVDGQTLQIVCGAPNVAAGQKVVVAKPGAVMPSGLIIRPSALRGVASSGMLCSARELALPDAPQEKGILVLEDTAKTGEAFLIGR, encoded by the coding sequence ATGAATGTTTTTTATAATAAAGAAGGTGTCGGAGACGTCTTGATGGTCATCTTAGCAGATGCACCACGCGCTGAAATCACTGCCGAAAGAAAAGGCGATGTAGCAACGATTTTCCATGGCGAAGACGTCATTGGCTATAACATCTTCGAAGCATCAAAGCAGTTTGAATTGAATGCTGTAGGACCGGTCGAATTGACACCGAAACTTGTTGAAACGGTTCAACGCGTACTAGGAGAAAATGGAATCGATTTCGAAGCGCGTGAAATTGATTATTCACCTAAATTCGTAGTGGGATTTGTAGCATCTGCTGAAAAACATCCAGATGCGGACAAGTTGTCGGTCTGTCAAGTAGAAGTGGATGGTCAGACACTGCAAATCGTCTGTGGGGCACCAAACGTTGCTGCCGGACAAAAAGTAGTAGTCGCTAAACCTGGCGCCGTCATGCCGTCTGGGTTAATCATTCGTCCGTCCGCTTTACGTGGAGTGGCTTCTAGCGGAATGCTTTGTTCTGCACGGGAACTCGCATTGCCGGATGCACCGCAGGAAAAAGGAATTCTTGTCCTTGAAGATACTGCGAAAACGGGAGAAGCATTTTTAATCGGTCGATAA
- the murC gene encoding UDP-N-acetylmuramate--L-alanine ligase, which produces MTNYHFVGIKGTGMSALAQVLHEMNHQVQGSDIDKHIFTEDALRAKGIPFFPFSAENIKEDQVIIQGNAFGDDHPEIARAKELDLTIYHYYDFLGYLADEYRSVAITGSHGKTSTTGLLSHVLSGITPTAFLIGDGTGAGVEDAKAFVFEACEYKRHFLYYKPDYAIMTNIDFDHSDYFTGIDDVVSAFQEMAMQVKQAIVACGDDEHLQNLQANVPILYYGFGENNDFRAENATSTPDGTSFDVYLRDDFYGTFLIPGFGRHHVLNALSVIAICQYEGLNKDEVAARLSTFGGVKRRFSESTFGSQILVDDYAHHPKEISATIESARKKYPDREVVAIFQPHTYTRLKSFMDDFATSLREADATYLCEIFGSAREQEGQVRVEDLQEKVSGSDILTRDNVSILSKHENAVLLFMGAGDIQTYQHQYENTK; this is translated from the coding sequence ATGACAAACTATCATTTTGTAGGGATTAAAGGAACAGGGATGAGTGCACTCGCCCAAGTACTGCATGAAATGAATCATCAAGTACAAGGTTCTGATATTGACAAGCATATTTTTACAGAAGATGCCTTGCGGGCAAAAGGAATTCCGTTTTTCCCGTTTAGTGCGGAAAACATTAAAGAAGATCAAGTCATCATCCAAGGAAATGCTTTTGGGGATGATCATCCAGAAATTGCTCGGGCAAAGGAACTGGATTTAACGATTTATCATTATTATGATTTCTTAGGGTATTTAGCAGATGAGTATCGGTCTGTCGCCATTACCGGTTCGCATGGTAAAACATCGACGACTGGTTTACTGTCACACGTCTTAAGTGGCATTACACCGACGGCATTCTTGATTGGTGACGGAACCGGTGCTGGCGTTGAAGACGCAAAGGCGTTTGTCTTTGAAGCGTGTGAATACAAACGACATTTCTTATACTACAAACCGGATTATGCGATCATGACGAACATCGATTTTGATCATTCGGATTACTTCACGGGCATTGATGATGTCGTATCCGCATTCCAGGAGATGGCGATGCAGGTTAAACAAGCAATCGTGGCTTGTGGAGATGACGAACATCTACAAAACCTTCAGGCGAATGTTCCGATTCTCTATTATGGTTTTGGCGAAAACAATGATTTCCGTGCAGAAAATGCAACGTCGACTCCAGATGGAACATCGTTTGACGTGTATCTTCGGGATGACTTCTACGGGACGTTTCTGATTCCTGGCTTTGGTCGACACCATGTCTTAAATGCCTTGTCTGTCATCGCGATTTGCCAGTACGAAGGACTAAACAAAGACGAAGTCGCAGCACGTCTGTCTACATTCGGCGGAGTTAAACGTCGTTTTAGTGAATCAACTTTCGGTTCGCAAATTCTTGTTGATGATTATGCGCATCACCCGAAAGAAATCAGTGCGACGATTGAATCAGCACGCAAGAAATATCCGGATCGTGAAGTCGTAGCGATTTTCCAACCGCATACGTATACCCGCTTGAAGTCATTCATGGATGATTTTGCGACATCGTTACGCGAGGCGGACGCCACTTATCTTTGTGAAATCTTTGGATCGGCACGTGAGCAAGAAGGTCAAGTCCGTGTAGAAGATTTACAAGAAAAAGTATCTGGATCTGATATTTTGACACGGGATAATGTATCAATTTTAAGTAAACATGAAAATGCAGTGCTGCTCTTTATGGGAGCGGGAGACATTCAAACGTATCAACACCAGTACGAAAACACGAAATAA
- a CDS encoding DUF2179 domain-containing protein produces the protein MGQILLILLLQLIYVPVLTLRTIMLVKGRTIIAGVLGTVETLIYIFALGIVFRDLTTVGMIVYALGFGLGILIGGFVERKLAIGYNMIQVHTQEFPAELIQVIRDNGFGVTHYQGQGRDGIRYRLDVLAARTRMKVLRNLVEEYEPKAFLVAFDSVDFKGGYMLKGLKRSQ, from the coding sequence ATGGGACAAATCTTACTCATCTTACTGTTACAGCTGATTTACGTACCTGTTTTGACATTACGTACCATCATGCTCGTCAAAGGAAGAACAATCATTGCAGGTGTGTTAGGAACGGTTGAAACGTTGATTTATATCTTTGCGCTCGGTATCGTATTCCGTGACTTGACGACAGTCGGAATGATTGTCTACGCTCTTGGATTCGGTCTTGGTATTCTGATTGGAGGATTCGTCGAACGGAAGCTGGCGATTGGATACAATATGATTCAAGTTCACACACAGGAGTTTCCGGCAGAGTTGATTCAAGTCATCCGGGATAATGGATTCGGAGTCACACATTATCAAGGTCAAGGTCGTGACGGAATTCGCTATCGACTGGACGTACTGGCAGCTCGGACAAGAATGAAAGTGTTACGTAACCTGGTCGAGGAGTATGAACCGAAAGCTTTTCTTGTCGCTTTTGACTCGGTTGATTTCAAAGGCGGTTATATGCTCAAAGGATTGAAACGATCCCAGTAA
- a CDS encoding Dps family protein, with product MISNHAKTALNQQVANYGVLFVKLHNYHWYIKGPDFLTLHVKLEELYTWVSEQYDVVAERLLMNNGMPSATLKEYLEQTTLEEAKPGLSADEMVESVISDFQQIRKEMLDAIVHLESQDVTVEDDLLAQAKEIEKQIWMLRATLKK from the coding sequence ATGATTAGTAATCATGCTAAGACGGCTTTAAATCAACAGGTGGCAAACTATGGTGTGCTGTTTGTAAAACTCCATAACTACCACTGGTACATTAAAGGTCCTGATTTCTTGACGTTACATGTAAAGCTTGAAGAATTATACACATGGGTTTCGGAACAATACGATGTCGTGGCAGAGCGTTTGTTGATGAACAATGGAATGCCTTCTGCAACGCTGAAGGAATATTTGGAGCAAACGACGCTTGAAGAAGCCAAACCAGGTTTATCAGCAGATGAAATGGTCGAGTCAGTCATCAGCGACTTCCAACAGATTCGTAAGGAAATGTTGGATGCAATCGTACATCTTGAATCGCAGGACGTGACGGTGGAAGACGATTTGCTGGCACAAGCAAAAGAAATTGAAAAACAAATTTGGATGTTGCGCGCAACATTAAAAAAATAA
- a CDS encoding aminopeptidase, giving the protein MRDPRLTQLATNLINYSVALAPGEKVLIENFGIERELVEALVDAAYEAGGLPFVLLKDNRVLRKLYRNASEEQLQLMADIEQKQMQAMDAYIGLRAGDNINELSDVPSDKMKLYGKTLGKMHTEDRVKGTKWVVLRFPTTSMAQLANQSTEAFEDFYFDVCTLDYAKMGDAMTPLVDLMNKTDRVRLVGPGTDLAFSIKDIPAIKCAGNANIPDGEVFTAPVKDSINGTISYNTPSPYQGFTFENVTLTFKDGKIIEATANDTERINQVFDTDAGARFVGEFAIGVNPFIQHPMKDILFDEKIDGSFHFTPGQAYAEAYNGNDSSIHWDLVNIQRPDYGGGEIWFDDVLIRKDGRFVLPELDVLNPENLK; this is encoded by the coding sequence ATGCGTGACCCACGTCTAACACAACTCGCAACGAATCTTATCAATTATTCAGTAGCACTTGCTCCTGGTGAAAAAGTCTTGATCGAGAACTTCGGAATTGAACGTGAGCTTGTCGAAGCGCTCGTTGATGCCGCTTATGAAGCCGGTGGTCTTCCATTCGTCCTCTTAAAGGATAACCGCGTGTTACGGAAATTGTACCGCAATGCGTCGGAAGAACAACTTCAATTGATGGCGGACATCGAACAAAAACAAATGCAGGCGATGGATGCTTACATCGGTCTACGCGCTGGAGACAATATCAACGAACTTTCCGACGTACCGTCTGACAAAATGAAGCTGTACGGTAAAACACTCGGCAAGATGCATACCGAAGATCGTGTCAAAGGCACGAAATGGGTCGTGTTACGTTTCCCGACGACTTCAATGGCGCAACTGGCAAACCAGTCGACAGAGGCTTTCGAAGATTTTTACTTTGATGTCTGTACGCTTGATTACGCTAAGATGGGTGACGCAATGACGCCTCTCGTCGATTTGATGAATAAAACCGATCGTGTTCGTCTCGTCGGACCTGGAACAGACCTTGCTTTCTCAATCAAGGACATTCCAGCAATCAAGTGTGCCGGCAATGCCAACATTCCGGACGGAGAAGTCTTTACAGCCCCGGTCAAAGATTCGATTAACGGTACCATCTCTTACAACACGCCTTCTCCGTATCAAGGATTTACATTTGAAAACGTCACATTGACGTTCAAGGACGGAAAAATCATTGAAGCGACAGCAAACGATACGGAACGGATCAATCAAGTATTTGATACAGATGCCGGCGCCCGCTTTGTCGGAGAATTCGCAATCGGTGTCAACCCGTTTATCCAGCACCCGATGAAGGATATCCTGTTTGACGAAAAAATCGATGGTAGTTTCCACTTTACACCCGGTCAAGCATATGCCGAGGCCTACAATGGAAATGACTCATCCATCCACTGGGATTTGGTGAACATTCAACGTCCTGATTACGGCGGCGGAGAAATTTGGTTTGATGATGTCTTGATTCGTAAAGATGGTCGATTCGTTTTACCTGAACTCGATGTCTTGAATCCTGAAAACTTAAAATAA
- a CDS encoding DUF948 domain-containing protein yields the protein MEITLGGIAGLVAAIAFVVLVIFLARVLSAAGKTLNNVADTTAGLERQLDGIMMETTALLHKTNRLVDTIEEKTELLAPVANSIEELGTSLNKVTDSVRTVSDTVAGAADTNKEQIAQAVRWGSVAVELFKKNKPEPGQEVSSSTTATTTVEKKPRRRFRKKAETPVTPEVVSVPDVESIPDELKGDRS from the coding sequence ATGGAAATTACATTAGGCGGAATTGCCGGATTGGTTGCTGCGATTGCATTCGTAGTACTCGTCATCTTCCTCGCACGCGTATTGAGCGCAGCAGGTAAGACACTTAACAACGTAGCTGATACAACAGCAGGGCTCGAACGTCAATTAGACGGTATCATGATGGAGACGACAGCGTTGTTACACAAAACAAACCGTCTTGTCGATACGATTGAAGAAAAAACAGAATTGCTTGCACCGGTTGCGAACTCAATCGAAGAATTGGGGACATCGCTCAATAAAGTAACAGATTCAGTTCGGACTGTATCTGACACGGTCGCAGGTGCTGCCGATACAAACAAAGAACAAATCGCACAAGCCGTCCGTTGGGGATCAGTCGCGGTTGAACTCTTTAAGAAAAATAAGCCTGAACCAGGCCAAGAAGTTTCATCTTCGACAACGGCTACGACGACAGTCGAAAAGAAACCGCGTCGCCGCTTCCGTAAAAAAGCAGAAACACCGGTCACACCGGAAGTCGTTTCTGTCCCGGATGTCGAGAGTATTCCAGATGAGTTGAAGGGAGATCGTTCATAA
- a CDS encoding YtxH domain-containing protein: MTKQHPYQTQDTSKGGGFLAGIIVGGLIGAAAALLSSPKSGREMRGMLDERTAPARQRLNEQTQVVREKAEPLVGEWIQLAKDKAAPVIEKAKKNPTVQEAAQYAGFEKDQSSIDAALAEAEQLVRDIEREIGDEVDGAPVAEQLDTETVAELSELREDLEGEENEEDTEDEDNDPQSKLSHEKQPKK; encoded by the coding sequence ATGACAAAACAACATCCATACCAAACACAAGATACTTCTAAAGGTGGCGGATTCCTTGCTGGTATCATCGTCGGTGGTTTAATCGGTGCAGCCGCAGCATTATTATCAAGTCCGAAATCAGGCCGTGAAATGCGTGGAATGCTCGATGAGCGGACAGCACCAGCGCGCCAACGTCTGAACGAACAGACGCAAGTCGTTCGTGAAAAAGCAGAACCACTCGTAGGAGAATGGATTCAATTAGCAAAAGATAAAGCAGCACCTGTCATTGAAAAAGCGAAAAAGAATCCTACCGTTCAAGAAGCGGCACAATACGCTGGTTTTGAAAAAGACCAATCGAGCATCGATGCTGCACTTGCAGAGGCGGAACAATTGGTCCGTGATATCGAACGTGAAATCGGTGACGAAGTGGACGGTGCTCCAGTAGCGGAACAACTTGATACTGAAACGGTTGCCGAGCTATCTGAATTACGTGAAGATCTCGAAGGGGAAGAGAATGAAGAAGATACAGAAGACGAGGACAATGATCCCCAGTCCAAATTAAGTCATGAAAAACAACCTAAAAAATAA
- a CDS encoding bifunctional 3-deoxy-7-phosphoheptulonate synthase/chorismate mutase, with protein sequence MDQHAELKRLRDELDLVNAELLALINKRGEIAVEIGKVKRAQGIDRYDPVRERQMLESIAASNHGPFETGRLQHVFKEIFKASLELQGEDRTRKLLVSRKQKPTNTIIRIGDDVIGDGSQQLIAGPCAVESEEQVFEVAEQLAKHGVRFMRGGAYKPRTSPYDFQGLGLDGLKMLKKAADAHGLHVITEIMTPSAVESALPYVDIIQVGARNMQNFDLLKEVGRTNKPVLLKRGLSATLEEFMYAAEYIMASGNEQVILCERGIRTYERATRNTLDISAVPILKQETHLPVMVDVTHSTGRKDLLLPTAKAAYAIGADAVMVEVHPFPALALSDANQQLDFNEFDSFIENLTSTFPALNVQ encoded by the coding sequence ATGGATCAACATGCAGAATTAAAACGTTTACGGGATGAACTTGATTTAGTGAACGCTGAGTTGCTGGCGTTAATTAATAAACGAGGGGAAATAGCGGTTGAAATCGGTAAAGTAAAACGTGCCCAGGGAATCGATCGGTATGATCCGGTCCGTGAACGTCAGATGCTTGAATCGATTGCAGCGAGCAATCATGGTCCATTTGAAACAGGACGCCTACAGCACGTATTTAAAGAAATTTTCAAAGCCTCGCTTGAACTTCAAGGAGAGGATCGAACACGGAAGTTGTTGGTGTCTCGAAAACAAAAACCGACGAATACGATCATTCGTATCGGGGATGATGTGATTGGTGACGGTTCCCAACAATTAATTGCAGGTCCGTGTGCGGTCGAAAGTGAGGAACAGGTCTTTGAGGTGGCAGAACAACTTGCGAAACATGGTGTCCGCTTCATGCGCGGCGGTGCTTACAAACCGCGGACATCACCATATGATTTCCAAGGTCTTGGATTAGACGGATTAAAAATGTTGAAAAAAGCAGCTGATGCCCATGGTCTTCATGTCATCACTGAAATCATGACACCAAGCGCAGTCGAGTCAGCTCTGCCTTATGTGGACATCATTCAAGTCGGTGCCCGCAATATGCAAAACTTCGACTTGTTGAAAGAAGTAGGACGAACGAACAAGCCGGTTCTGTTGAAACGGGGCTTATCGGCTACACTTGAAGAGTTCATGTACGCTGCTGAATACATCATGGCAAGCGGGAATGAACAGGTCATCCTATGCGAACGCGGAATTCGGACGTATGAACGGGCGACCCGCAATACACTCGATATCTCTGCCGTTCCGATTCTAAAACAAGAAACACATCTTCCGGTCATGGTGGATGTGACCCATTCGACGGGCCGTAAAGATTTACTTCTTCCGACTGCAAAAGCAGCATATGCCATCGGAGCAGACGCCGTTATGGTAGAGGTCCATCCGTTTCCGGCGCTTGCGTTATCGGATGCGAACCAACAACTAGATTTTAATGAGTTCGATTCGTTCATCGAGAATCTGACTTCTACTTTTCCGGCACTAAACGTTCAATGA
- the ccpA gene encoding catabolite control protein A → MNSNITIYDVAREAAVSMATVSRVVNGNPNVKPSTRKKVQDAIDQLGYRPNAVARGLASKKTTTVGVIVPDISNIFFADLARGIEDVATMYKYNIILCNSDQNPEKEIHLLNTLLGKQVDGIIFMGGRLHEDLVREFKTSPVPIVLAATLNQDYDLPAVNIDYESAAHDAVKSLIDNGHKRIGFITGPLEQQINGEKKFAGYRSALEEANLPFDEQNVVLGNYTYDSGMKAMNQLLELGDACPRAIFAGTDEMALGVIHALQDAGHQVPDDFEVIGHDNTRLATMIRPKLTTVVQPMYDIGAVSMRLLTKILNKEEIETNDVTLPHRIEKRDSTRS, encoded by the coding sequence TTGAACAGTAATATAACGATTTATGATGTAGCCCGGGAAGCGGCCGTCTCCATGGCGACCGTCTCGCGTGTAGTAAATGGAAATCCGAACGTCAAACCGTCGACGCGGAAAAAAGTACAGGATGCCATCGATCAACTCGGCTACCGTCCGAACGCAGTCGCACGAGGTCTTGCCAGTAAGAAAACGACGACTGTCGGTGTCATCGTACCGGATATTTCAAATATCTTTTTTGCAGATTTAGCACGGGGAATTGAAGACGTTGCAACGATGTACAAATACAATATCATCTTATGTAATTCGGATCAAAATCCTGAAAAAGAAATTCATCTGTTGAATACGTTACTTGGTAAACAAGTGGATGGAATCATCTTCATGGGTGGACGTCTTCACGAAGATCTTGTCCGTGAATTTAAAACATCTCCTGTTCCAATCGTGTTGGCGGCTACTTTAAATCAAGATTATGATCTTCCAGCCGTTAATATTGATTACGAAAGTGCTGCGCATGATGCTGTAAAATCTCTGATTGACAATGGTCATAAACGGATCGGATTCATTACAGGTCCACTTGAACAACAGATTAACGGAGAAAAGAAATTTGCCGGTTACCGGAGCGCCTTGGAAGAAGCAAATTTACCGTTTGATGAGCAAAACGTTGTCCTTGGAAACTATACGTACGATTCAGGCATGAAGGCGATGAATCAATTACTTGAACTCGGCGATGCTTGTCCGCGTGCGATTTTTGCAGGGACGGATGAAATGGCGCTTGGTGTCATTCACGCTCTTCAAGACGCCGGTCATCAAGTTCCAGACGACTTTGAAGTCATCGGACATGATAATACCCGTCTTGCGACGATGATTCGTCCGAAACTGACGACGGTCGTTCAACCGATGTATGATATCGGGGCAGTTTCGATGCGTTTACTAACGAAGATTCTTAACAAAGAAGAAATTGAGACAAATGATGTAACGTTACCACACCGGATTGAAAAACGTGATTCTACACGTTCTTGA
- a CDS encoding FixH family protein translates to MLKKKTMSFMGMFFATGLLLAGCANDKQAMDHDTMQGSGKKPVDVTVDVPAKTMENQKVVFQATALENKKAVNLENVAFEVWKADEKEAVHQKFKAALKKTGTYQAEAKLAEGEYEGLYHINDKNGLHHMDKISFVVMDHSHEDTKKNTTEQAHEHATVEGLSVHYMGAKTMKAGAKLPVPFHVFLNGKPLKADVQIEVIEPGIEKHTYLPLTKKSDQYAGEVSLTHPGETIIRLHVENDQLHHHQDQTILVKP, encoded by the coding sequence GTGTTGAAGAAAAAAACAATGAGCTTCATGGGGATGTTCTTCGCGACAGGACTTTTACTTGCCGGATGCGCGAATGACAAACAAGCGATGGATCATGATACAATGCAAGGATCCGGAAAAAAACCAGTCGACGTCACGGTTGATGTACCGGCGAAGACGATGGAAAATCAAAAAGTAGTTTTCCAAGCGACAGCACTTGAGAATAAGAAGGCTGTTAATCTGGAAAACGTAGCTTTTGAAGTCTGGAAAGCTGATGAAAAAGAAGCGGTTCATCAAAAGTTTAAAGCGGCATTAAAAAAGACAGGTACTTATCAAGCCGAAGCCAAGCTTGCTGAAGGCGAATATGAAGGACTTTATCATATCAATGATAAAAACGGACTTCACCATATGGATAAGATCTCATTCGTCGTTATGGATCACTCGCATGAAGACACGAAAAAGAACACGACTGAACAGGCACATGAACACGCTACCGTCGAAGGATTATCTGTTCATTATATGGGCGCTAAAACAATGAAAGCCGGGGCAAAACTCCCCGTCCCCTTTCATGTCTTCCTGAACGGCAAGCCGCTCAAGGCAGATGTTCAAATTGAAGTCATCGAACCCGGTATTGAAAAACATACGTATCTGCCGCTCACTAAAAAATCGGATCAATATGCAGGCGAAGTTTCGTTGACACATCCAGGGGAGACAATTATCCGCCTTCATGTCGAGAATGATCAATTGCATCACCATCAAGACCAAACGATTTTAGTTAAGCCATGA
- a CDS encoding acetoin utilization protein AcuC produces MKEFAYLYSKEEAAYRFSDSHPFNPIRLELTLSLLEATGALENVDCIAPRPATDEELSLIHDPDYIQAVKLAGHGELSPMKAQMYGLGTEDTPLFDQMHESAALLVGGTIEACELVLSGQYRRTFHIGGGLHHGFRGRASGFCIYNDTAVAMAAMIQKYNCRILYVDTDAHHGDGVQWAFYNQADVMTLSLHETGRYLFPGTGMVTERGAEEGYGWSWNVPFDAFTEDASFLHAYRTVLFEACELFKPDLIITQNGADAHALDPLTHLSLTMESYEQIPQIAVEAADRYTDGRIVALGGGGYDWYRVVPRAWSQVFAALTNKSPFRGNLPEEWIKRWQKESPTVPMTWADPVPLYPMIPRRPEIEEKNWETVKRLLWPFVDDSKKEHLSFSSPYSND; encoded by the coding sequence ATGAAAGAGTTTGCTTATCTTTATAGCAAAGAAGAGGCCGCCTACCGGTTCTCCGACTCCCATCCGTTTAATCCTATCCGTCTCGAATTAACACTGTCCTTATTGGAAGCAACCGGTGCTCTCGAGAATGTCGACTGCATCGCCCCCCGTCCGGCAACAGACGAGGAATTATCGTTGATTCATGATCCGGATTACATACAGGCGGTGAAACTCGCAGGACACGGCGAACTCTCTCCAATGAAGGCTCAAATGTACGGATTAGGAACCGAAGACACGCCACTTTTTGATCAGATGCATGAGAGTGCTGCCTTACTTGTCGGTGGAACAATCGAAGCCTGTGAACTGGTCCTGTCCGGTCAATACCGGCGAACGTTCCATATCGGAGGAGGTCTGCATCATGGCTTCCGGGGACGGGCTTCCGGCTTTTGTATCTACAACGATACTGCCGTCGCGATGGCAGCTATGATTCAAAAATATAACTGTCGGATTTTATATGTTGATACCGATGCCCATCATGGCGATGGGGTTCAGTGGGCTTTTTACAATCAGGCGGATGTCATGACGTTGTCGCTTCACGAAACCGGACGTTATTTGTTTCCCGGAACCGGAATGGTGACGGAGCGTGGCGCAGAGGAAGGGTATGGATGGAGCTGGAACGTTCCCTTTGACGCCTTTACGGAAGATGCTTCTTTTTTACATGCCTACCGGACAGTCTTGTTTGAAGCGTGCGAACTCTTTAAACCGGATTTGATCATTACTCAAAATGGCGCGGATGCACATGCACTTGATCCCTTGACCCATCTGTCGTTAACGATGGAGAGCTACGAACAGATTCCACAAATCGCTGTTGAGGCTGCTGACCGGTACACAGACGGCCGGATTGTAGCTTTAGGTGGTGGCGGTTATGACTGGTACCGTGTCGTCCCCCGCGCCTGGAGTCAAGTATTTGCCGCTTTGACAAATAAATCTCCTTTTCGGGGAAACCTTCCGGAAGAATGGATTAAGCGATGGCAAAAAGAAAGTCCAACCGTTCCAATGACGTGGGCCGACCCTGTTCCGCTTTACCCGATGATTCCTCGCCGTCCGGAAATTGAAGAAAAAAACTGGGAGACCGTCAAACGATTACTGTGGCCGTTTGTCGACGATTCTAAAAAAGAACACTTATCGTTCTCCTCCCCTTATTCAAACGATTGA